The sequence TTCGGGCCGCCAAGTCCATCAAAGGAGTCCGACGCCTTTGGGGCGTCGGAACCAAACCCAACGACCGGCTCCGCCGGTCGTCAACACACCGGACATCTACGATCGCTTATGAACAGGACTTCTACTTTCGCTACGAACAGCTCATCCGGCGCGTATCCGAGCATTGCGCCAAGCGAGGCGTTCGCGAAGACGATGTTCTCGTCCTGCACGATCACGACGCCCTCGCGCAGCATGTCCAGAAGCTCGCGGGAGATTTCCTCGGAACGATGAATATCGAACGGCGGACGCGGCGTCATGGCACGCCACCGGCGAGAACGGTGGCCGAGACCGGACGATGGCGCGTGGGCTTTTCACCGGCGAATGTGGTCGCCGCGACCATCCGGACGGCGAATGTGTTCCGACGCGCGTACATAGCCCCCTACGATTCATTTGCCGGTCGGGCCGCGCCGCGCGGCCTGCCGCCGAGGACGCGAAAAGCTTGATCGATTAACGACGATCACAAACTTTCCGGCGCCAAAAAAACGCGTGCCAAAATGAAAAATATTTATATCGCGTTCATCGGGGAAAGGCAACAGAATTCGGGCATCGTGCGAAGAATCTTGCCCATCAATCCGATCGCGCCGATCGTGATTGAAGATCAGAATTTGTATTCGGGATTTTCGGAATCGAAATCCGCGTCGGCAAGGCCCGGATCAAGGCGGAGATCCGTCCAGATGAATTCCTCGAACATCTGTCCCTTCTCGTCGAAACTGCGCGACAACACGGGAAAACCCGTCTCGATGTCGTGCCCGGAGACGGATTTCGGCGCGTAATATCCCTTGCCCGCGGGCACGGTGGATTCGACGACGTACACGTAGCGGTCGCCGATCTTTTCGATGCCCTTGAATTCGAGCTTCATGTCGCCCGATTCGATGCCGCGCGAAAGATTTTCGTAGATCGTCTTGACGACAAAGCCGAGATCGATCTCCAGGATGTGATGGTTGGTATCCTTTTTCACCAGGTCGCCCTGCGGATCGACGCGCACGTTGAGCACGTTCAACACGCCGCCTTCGTGCACGAGCATTTTGTCCTCCTGCCCCGCGCGGAAAAGAAGCTCGCGCCCCTCGTGCGGACCCTTGTACCATTTCATGTACAGGTCCGACGGCTTGCGGAACTTGACGAACATGAACTGCGTTTTTTGCAATTCGCCCCCGACGCGTTCGCGTTTTTCGAGCTTGCCCGTATAACCTTTCACCCGCGCGTAGCGGCCCTGCAAATTGTTCTTCAGCTTCACCGGATCGATAAAGATGCCGCCCGGCGCCACGCCCGGAAATCCGAACGCGGAATTCCCGGGATCGAAATCCGCCGCCGAAAGCCCGGCCGGCGCGGTCCACGCGTCGAAGTGATATTCCTCGAGCAGCGTGGCGCCCTTGGCATCCTTGAATACAACCGACGAAGGCCGGTCGCCGTTCGGCACGACGCGCACCGACTCGCCCGACGGCTTCGTCGCGACGAACGCGTGATCGTCCCGCGTGATCGTCCCGCCGTCGAGGTACGCGGCGGCGCGCCGCCCGATCGCCGCGGGATGGTAGTCGGTGATCGCCCCGCGATAGTCGCGCGCGACGACCTTGTCATCCGGCGCGATCGCCACCGCCGCGAAATCGAGAGCCCCGCCCTCCTTGATCCACGCCTTGCCGCCGGCCAGGTCCTTGCGCCAAACGAGCTCGCGGCCCTTGTGCGCCTTGCCGGTCCAGTGGGCGTACATCGCGCCGTCCGGACCCGCCCACATCTCGACGGTCTCCTCCGCGCGCAGCTTTCCTCCGACATTGTGACGCAGGCGCACGGTGATCCGGGCGTCGTCCGTCGCGATCAAGGTGTCGGCAAACGCGCGAAGCTTCGCTTCGGTCGTGTCCTCGGCCGACGCCGATCCCATCGACGCAAGGGCAAGCATGAGGGCGATCGTGAATCCGGATCGGCGAATCATATCTCTCCCCGGGGCTCGTGTTTTCGGCGGCGTATCCCGTAAACTTGCGCGATCGGACGCACCGAGGTCAATGGGCGAATGGTTCCTTACGGTTCGCGTTCGCGGAATAGACGCGATGGACGGATTGGACAAGATGGACGTCATGGACGCACACAAACGTCGGATCATGCCCGCGGCGGTATTTGCGGCTCTCTTCGCGCTTGCCCTTTTCGCCGCCTCGTGCTCATGCGGCGACGACGATGACGACGATTCCGCGTTGACCGATGACGACGCGCAGCCCGAGGACGATGACGCCGATGACGACGATACGCAAAGCGACGATGACGATGACGACGACTCCGGCGCGCCGGACGCCGGTTTCCGATATCTGGTCGCCGAGGATGGTTCGCTTTCGCTGCGTTACGGCGCCGTGGAGGTGTTGCGCGCCGAAAGCGTCCACGTGCTGCGGCAAACGACCCGGGCGAACATGCTGTTCGGCTTCTTCCGTTTTTTCGGCGGCGATATCGAAAGCGCCGTGGCCGCGCGTTTCGCGGTGATCGATGGCGAAATCGTGCTCGTCGCCGGCGGTGAGATCTACGCCGCCGTCTCGATCGACGAGATGGCCGAGGGCGTGATGCGCCTGTCCTTCGCCGCGCCGCCCGGCGACGGCGACGTGTATCGCCTCGCGTTTTCCATCGCGCCGAACGACCGATTCTGGGGATTCGGCGAGCAGTACAACTTCGTCGATCTTCGCGGGCAGACGCTCGACATCTGGACACAGGAACAGGGCGTCGGCCGCGCCGCGGACTCGATTGTCCCCACCGTCGGCGGGCTGACCGACACCTATTTTCCGATGCCGTGGTGGATCGACCCCGTCAAAAGCGCGGGTGTTCTGCTCGATCATCCGGGCTACGCGCGCTACGACGTCGGCGCGGCAGATCCGGGACGGCTGACGATCGAAATGTGGGACGCGAACGAGGTGTCGCTTGTCGTCATCGCGGGCGACGCGCCGCGCGATGTCGTGCGGCGGCTGACGGCGCACATCGGACGGACGCCCGCCGCGCCGCCGGACTGGGCCATCGAGGGCGTTTGGCTCGCGGCGCAGGGTGGCACGGACGCGATGCTCGATCGGGTCGAAACCGCGCGCGACGCGGGCGTGCCGGTGTCGGCCGTGTGGGCGCAGGACTGGGTGGGGCATCGCGCTTTCGGGCTCGGCAACCATGGCGTGAAATACCACTGGACGCACGACGACGAGGAATACCCGAATCTCGCCGATGCGATCGCGACGCTCGCGGCGGACGGCGTGCGTTTTTTGGGTTACTTCAATCCGTTCGTCGTGCCGCGCCTTGGGCAATACGACGAGGGCGAGGCCGCGGGGTATCTCATCACGCGCGAGGACGGTTCCGTCTACAAATTTCCGGTCATCACGTTTTTTGGCACGCTCGCGGACTTCACGAACGCCGGCGCCGTGGCGTGGTTTCAGGATCACGCGCGCGACGCGCTCGACCTTGGCATGTCCGGCTGGATGGCGGATTTCGGCGAGTGGCTGCCGTATGACGCCGTCATCGCGAACGGCGAAGCGCCGCGCATGCACAATCTCTACCCCACGCTGTGGCACGCCGCGAACCGCGAGGTGCTCGAGGAAAGGCGGGGCGAGGATTTCGTGTTGCTCACTCGCTCCGGCTACACGGGCGAGCACGGCGTCGCGCAGATCGTGTGGGCCGGCGATCAGGAAGCCGACTGGTCGACGACCGACGGACTGCCGACGGTCGTCACCGCGGGACTGACGATCGGCCTGTCGGGCGTCCCCTACTTCACGCACGACATCGCGGGTTTTTCCGGCGGGCCAAGCACGAAGGAGCTATTTCTGCGCTGGACGGAGCTTGGCGCGTTCACCCCGTTCATGCGCACGCACGACGGCCTGAAAAAGGACGAGAACCACCGCTTCGATTCCGATGCCGAAACGCTCGATCACTTCACGCGCTTTTCGCGCGCGCACGAGGCGATGTTCCCGTATTTCCGCGCGCTCGCGGATGAAGCCCTGACCGACGGCCTGCCGATGATCCGCCACACCGCGCTCGTCGATCCGTCGTTTGATGACGCGCTCGAAGCGCACGCGCAGTGGATGATCGGCGACGATCTACTTTTCGCGCCCGTCGTCGCCGAGGGCGCGGCGTCGGTCGAGGCCGTTTTTCCTCGCGGCGCATGGACGCATCTTGTCAGCGGGGAGACGATCGACGGTCCCGCGACGACGGTCGTCGCCGCGCCGATCGGAACGCCCGCCGTCTATTTCCGCGCCGGTTCGCCCGCGCAAGCACCCGCACTCGCGGCGCGCACGGCGCTGGCGGAAACGCAGCTCAAATCAACTCAAGGAATTCTTCCACGCTCATGCCCGCGTCTTTGATGATGTGCTGGAGCGTGGATCGTTTGACGGGACGATGCTGGCTGCCCTTTTGCCGGACAACGCGAAACCCATTTCGGATAAAAGCGTT comes from bacterium and encodes:
- a CDS encoding PAS domain-containing protein; the protein is MTPRPPFDIHRSEEISRELLDMLREGVVIVQDENIVFANASLGAMLGYAPDELFVAKVEVLFISDRRCPVC
- a CDS encoding DUF1571 domain-containing protein; the protein is MIRRSGFTIALMLALASMGSASAEDTTEAKLRAFADTLIATDDARITVRLRHNVGGKLRAEETVEMWAGPDGAMYAHWTGKAHKGRELVWRKDLAGGKAWIKEGGALDFAAVAIAPDDKVVARDYRGAITDYHPAAIGRRAAAYLDGGTITRDDHAFVATKPSGESVRVVPNGDRPSSVVFKDAKGATLLEEYHFDAWTAPAGLSAADFDPGNSAFGFPGVAPGGIFIDPVKLKNNLQGRYARVKGYTGKLEKRERVGGELQKTQFMFVKFRKPSDLYMKWYKGPHEGRELLFRAGQEDKMLVHEGGVLNVLNVRVDPQGDLVKKDTNHHILEIDLGFVVKTIYENLSRGIESGDMKLEFKGIEKIGDRYVYVVESTVPAGKGYYAPKSVSGHDIETGFPVLSRSFDEKGQMFEEFIWTDLRLDPGLADADFDSENPEYKF